GCAACTCAAAAGGAGATTTATCCCGAAAAAAAGAGGTCTCATGAGTTGTAATCGCATCAACCAGGCGTTTTTCAAGAACTTTGCAACTGGCGCTTTTACTCAAGAAATAAAGTTCGGTAAAGGAGGCGCAATCGAGCTCTTCCATCATCAAGGCAAACCTGCTCTCCAGTAGGTATGCCTTCTTGTGCCCTAGCGTTATTCCTGCAAGCTCATATATATAACTGCTGAAAAACGTTATTTCCTCAGCAGTTATTGAAGGAAGTGTATAAGTCATGGTATTAATCAATCAAATTTTGACACATCAGGTTTGCTATTTCCTGCAGAGGTGAAACTATATCTGCCGATCCAAGGTCAATAACAGCCTGGGGCATGCCAAAAACGACAGAAGTTTCTTCATCCTGGACAATAACCTTAGCCCCGCGACTCTTCATTAACTGGGCGCCCTTGGCGCCATCTCTTCCCATGCCCGTCAAAACAACGGCCGTGGCCCTTGAGCCATAGACTTGTGCCACTGATCGAAAAAAATAATCCACTGACGGCTTGCAGTTGTTTTCTGGCTGATCATCAGTTATCTGGAATATTTTATCCAAAACACGCGTAGTGACCTTCAACTGCTTACCGCCGGGTGCTACATAGACAGTACCGGGCAGCAGGAGTTCGCCATCTTCTGCTTCTTTAACCGTAATGCTGCTTTTGGCATTCAGACTCTTTGCAAACTCTTCAGTAAACCCCTGCGGCATATGCTGAATGATAACTACAGGCACAGCCAGAGCAGCCGTGAGTTTCGGAATTATCTGGGCCAGCGCTTTTGGCCCTCCAGTGGAGACGCCAATGGTAATTATTTGAGACGGCGCTTTTCCCTTATAGCCACCGATGAAACTGTCAGAGCGTGATGCCTGAGCGACCTCTGGCCTTCTATGACCCAGAGATAGACCTCCACCCCGCAACAAATGATTAATTTTCTTGCGCTGGGCAACAGCCTGGGCAATGGGCAAAAACGTTTCTCGCAGAGCAGTAAAATTCTCCTCTATCGAAGCAAAAGAGGGTTTTAACATAAAGTCAAAGGCGCCGAGCTCCAGTGCCTTAATTGTGAAAGGGGCCCCACGCTCAGTGTGGGAACTCAACATGACCACAGCCCCAGCAAACCCGGTCTCCTGGAGTGCAGACAGCACCTCTAAGCCGTTCATGCCCGGCATTTCAACATCAAGGGTTACAATATCAGGCAGTACTGCTGCCACCCGCAACAGGGCATCAGCACCGTTAGAAACCATCCCGACAATCTCCACTTCTGCAAGAGGAGACAGGGCGTCTTTAATGATTTTTCTAGAAAACGCTGAATCGTCAACGACTAAAATACGTAAAGGTTCCATTCAATTATGCCAGCTCACTGACCCGCGTTATCTCTTCAATATTAAGAATGGTTGTCAACTTATTTTCCATATTCAAAATACCGGAGAAAAAGGTCGCCTGAGGCTCGATAGTGTTTGCAGGAGGTGGCTCAACAGAGTTTAGCTGGGAGGAAATCACTTCAGAAACAGAATCGACAAGCAGGCCGATATATTCCATATCCTGTTTAATGATAATAATTCTACTTTTTTTGCTTAGCTGACACTCTTCAAGCCCTAAGCGCTTCCCCAGATCAAACACGGTAACAAGCTGACCCCTCAGATTGAGCAATCCCTTTACGTAGTCTGGCGCACCAAAGACAGGTGTAATTGCGGGAACCCAATTGATCCCCTCAATCCCCAGAATATCAATCCCGCAGCGCACTTCACCTATTTGAAAAACAAGGTGTTTAACAATGGTATCGTCTAACAAAAATAAACCATTTTGATTGGGCATGTCTTAGATCCTTAAAACAACATCGAACTTTTAACACCAACAAAAAGCCATTATCAATGGCTGCTGCTACCGAATTTACAGTAACGCTACTACCTTTTCAACAAGCTGATCCCTGTCAAATTTAACCAGATATTCGTTCACCCCCGCTTTTTCGCCTCTCTTGACATCCTCTTCGCCCGCCAAGGTCGTGATTGCTATAATCGGCAGAGATTCAAAACGTGAATCATCTCGCACCCTTTCGGTGAGTTCAAAACCATTTAAACGCGGCATTTCAATGTCAGTCACCAGTAAAGAAATTGTATCTGCGTTTTCAGTTAATATCTCCCAGGCCCGTTGACCATCCTCAGCAACAATTGTATTAAAGCCTTCCTCTTGAAGGGTTTTAGAAATCTGCTTTTGAAAAAAGGTCGAGTCGTCGGCTACCAAAATAGTTGCAGTTTCCTTAACTGACGTTGAACGTTCTTTATGAGTAAACCATTGAGGGTTGCGAATTTTAACAAGCTCATGCATATTCACCAGGAGAGTAATCCGCCCATCAATAATCACCGAACCCATAATACCCGGTTCCTGATAGGTGGTATCATCAACAGAGATCATCACTTCCTTGGCATTAATCGGCTTGGTCGCCAACAAGCCTACTTCGCGTCCTGCCACATGAAAAATAATGACCATCAAGCTCTCTCCATACTCCAGAGGTGGAACAGGCGCGACTTCATCTATCGAAAACAAGGGCAAACTTGCACCGCAGTACTGAAGCACTCTTTTCCCGCCAGCAATCTCCATCTCAGAGGACTTTATCTTAATCACCCGCACGACCAGGTTCAAAGGCACACAGAAGTGATCGGCCCCACCATTGCTGAATAAGAGAAAGGAGTGCTTGTCCTGAAGCGTGGCGCTCGCCGCTTCCATCTCCGCATTTAGCTGCTTGGCTCTATCTGATTTTTCGTAAGAAATAAGCCCTACTTCCCTTGCAATATTACCAACATCCAGGATAAGCGAAACACGGCCATCACCCATAATAGTGGCGCCAGAATATTTTTTGCAGGATTTCAAATGTCGCCCCAATGACTTAACAACTATCTCTTCGGCATCCATCAAGGCATCAACAACAAGTCCATACTTAAGATTTCCGGTGTTCACAATTGCAATATAAAGAGCACTGTTTTTGCTGTAGCGACGATCTTTCTTCTTTCTTTTTTCTTTATCGAAGGGCAGATAATCGTTTTCCCCATCAGCCCTTGTCTCCCGCCTCCCTCGTTGGAGCTCTGCCGCAAAAAAGGTTTTTAGGGCACGGCGGTCAGCAAGGTTTTGGCGGCGATCATCACGCGTTTCTTCAGTCTTCTCATCAAGGTATACGGGTCTGCCACCCAGCACATCGACAAGTTTAACAAGCGGCAACAAAGTGCCGCGCAGCTTCAATACCGGGGCTTTGCCGACAATCTCAACTCTGTCTAAAATATCCTGGGCTGGAATACGTAAAAGTTCCTCCAGATTGACCTGTGGAATTGAGTAGCGCTCATTTCTGCAAATGACGATCTGGGCTGAAATAATCGCCAGAGTCAGCGGCAGTTTAATACGAATGGACGTGCCCTTGCCAGGTTTTGAATATATTTCTATTTGACCACCAAGCTTAACAAGATTTGTTTTTACTACATCCATACCGACACCGCGTCCGGAGATTTCTGTCACCGTGTCAGCTGTAGAAAATCCAGGCATAAAGATAAGGTGTAATTTTTCTTTATCGGAAAGATGGCGCACCTGCTCCTCAGAAAGAACTCCTTTTTTTACCACGGCCGCCGCGATTATTTCTGGGCTCATTCCATAGCCGTCATCAATCACCTCAATAATGACCAGTCCCGCTTCATGGTTGGCGCGCAGTATCACCTTGCCTTTTTTATCTTTGTGGGCAAACTGCCTCT
This sequence is a window from Desulfobulbaceae bacterium. Protein-coding genes within it:
- a CDS encoding chemotaxis response regulator protein-glutamate methylesterase, with translation MEPLRILVVDDSAFSRKIIKDALSPLAEVEIVGMVSNGADALLRVAAVLPDIVTLDVEMPGMNGLEVLSALQETGFAGAVVMLSSHTERGAPFTIKALELGAFDFMLKPSFASIEENFTALRETFLPIAQAVAQRKKINHLLRGGGLSLGHRRPEVAQASRSDSFIGGYKGKAPSQIITIGVSTGGPKALAQIIPKLTAALAVPVVIIQHMPQGFTEEFAKSLNAKSSITVKEAEDGELLLPGTVYVAPGGKQLKVTTRVLDKIFQITDDQPENNCKPSVDYFFRSVAQVYGSRATAVVLTGMGRDGAKGAQLMKSRGAKVIVQDEETSVVFGMPQAVIDLGSADIVSPLQEIANLMCQNLID
- a CDS encoding purine-binding chemotaxis protein CheW — translated: MPNQNGLFLLDDTIVKHLVFQIGEVRCGIDILGIEGINWVPAITPVFGAPDYVKGLLNLRGQLVTVFDLGKRLGLEECQLSKKSRIIIIKQDMEYIGLLVDSVSEVISSQLNSVEPPPANTIEPQATFFSGILNMENKLTTILNIEEITRVSELA
- a CDS encoding Hpt domain-containing protein: MIDNDAIQIFVEESAEHLECVENDLLSIEKGGTQVDGELINNIFRAVHTVKGGAGFLGFSTINTLAHKMENVMGLIRSSHQKPASTSISALLRAADTLKEMIHNLDASNMTDISAHIQALDSVIAGVDAVLPDTLAAPSVKAKKSTPLPENPIAGADTALPEAPKPEIIRDKESVQIFLEESNDHLEDIEADLLAMEKCAGEIDEELVNKVFRAVHTVKGGAGFLSYTAIKNLAHTMENVVGLIRERQLKATPEIITVLLGGADSLRDMVKNLDTSSETDISVQLCALESIVAGAPAQGRAAPTGKENNRVPEQHLPTVEEKSVVPEKSETPAKQQSHKQREVQPEQEPEAQAVKEQKADGSLRVNVRLLDQLMNLAGEMVLSRNQLVQAVSSKNMASIEQVKQRIDTVTSELQESVMFTRMQPIATVFNRFPRLIRELSMELGKEVELSIEGEDVELDKTILEAISAPLTHLIRNAIDHGIELPPERQFAHKDKKGKVILRANHEAGLVIIEVIDDGYGMSPEIIAAAVVKKGVLSEEQVRHLSDKEKLHLIFMPGFSTADTVTEISGRGVGMDVVKTNLVKLGGQIEIYSKPGKGTSIRIKLPLTLAIISAQIVICRNERYSIPQVNLEELLRIPAQDILDRVEIVGKAPVLKLRGTLLPLVKLVDVLGGRPVYLDEKTEETRDDRRQNLADRRALKTFFAAELQRGRRETRADGENDYLPFDKEKRKKKDRRYSKNSALYIAIVNTGNLKYGLVVDALMDAEEIVVKSLGRHLKSCKKYSGATIMGDGRVSLILDVGNIAREVGLISYEKSDRAKQLNAEMEAASATLQDKHSFLLFSNGGADHFCVPLNLVVRVIKIKSSEMEIAGGKRVLQYCGASLPLFSIDEVAPVPPLEYGESLMVIIFHVAGREVGLLATKPINAKEVMISVDDTTYQEPGIMGSVIIDGRITLLVNMHELVKIRNPQWFTHKERSTSVKETATILVADDSTFFQKQISKTLQEEGFNTIVAEDGQRAWEILTENADTISLLVTDIEMPRLNGFELTERVRDDSRFESLPIIAITTLAGEEDVKRGEKAGVNEYLVKFDRDQLVEKVVALL